In the Fibrobacter sp. UWR3 genome, GACGACGACGTGTTCGCCTTCTACGACATCGCCCCGCAGGCCCCCGTGCACTTCCTGGTGGTGCCGAAACGCCACATTTCGACCATCATGGACATGAAGCCTGAGGATTGCGAGCTCGTGGGCAAGATGCTCTACCGCGCGCAGCTCATCGCGAAGGACCTCGGCCTCGAAGAGGGCGGCGCCCGTTTCGTGTTCAACTGCAAGGCTGACGCGGGCCAGACGGTGTTCCACATCCACCTGCACGTCGTTGGCGGACAAGCGATGGGCTGGCCCCCGTTCCCAGCGAAATAGACGAAAGAACGGGCCTTCGGCCCTATAGACGAAAGACGATAGATATACCTGTCCAAAATTCTTC is a window encoding:
- a CDS encoding histidine triad nucleotide-binding protein produces the protein MSENCLFCKIIKGEIPSKKIYEDDDVFAFYDIAPQAPVHFLVVPKRHISTIMDMKPEDCELVGKMLYRAQLIAKDLGLEEGGARFVFNCKADAGQTVFHIHLHVVGGQAMGWPPFPAK